The Chryseobacterium sp. JV274 sequence AGAACTTTTCTTCAAAATAGATGCGATTTTAAAGTTGTAATGGTAGAGCCTGTCATTTTTGCACAAAGTGATAAACCTCATTTTTTAAAAAATATTATCTTAAATAATAATTTGGACTTCCATACTATTATCGAATATTTGAAAAATAGAAATTATAGCCTATATTCATCCTATAGAAATTGGTATTCTTCATCTTTTGATACATTTTCTTATGATATAAAAAGAGTTTTTGACCAGGCATCGAAAGATTCAAATTACGGTTATCTAACAAAAAAGAAACTTAACTATATAGTAAGGAAGAGAAAGTCATCAGATAATATTTTGGAGCACGTAGGAACAAAAACAATAATTATTGAAGGAAGGGCTGGCACAGGTAAAACAATGGAATTAATTAATATTGCTAGTAGGATAATGGAGAGTGGCAATAATGTACTATTTCTATCATATAACACATTATTAGTTAATGACGTTGCTAAAATTCTTAAACATAGACATAATGCGTTACTGAATGAGAGAACAAAAAATAGAGATATTACTAATTTCGAAAAAATAGGTGAAATTTCAGTCAATACAATTCATTTTTATCTATTTCATCTTGTGAAGTCATTAGGAGTATCGCTTATAATCAACTTTGATAGAATGCAAAAACTGTTGAATACACTTAAGGAACGTACTGAGATTGTAGGTCAGTTTATAAATAACAATATCAACCCAGCAATCGGATTTGATGCAGAAAATTTAAAAACTTTAATACAAAATGATTTGACCCTTTCAAAAGATTTAAAGGAAGCAGGTATACTTCTTCTTAATTTTCTTATTAAAAAGAACTATGACCCTAAATTTCCTTTATCAAAAAATATTCAATTTTTTATTGAAAATCGAAAAAAAATTTTAATATCAAACTTCCAAAAAGAAGTTTTTGTATCTGATTATCATAATATTTTAAAAGAAACTTTAAAAGTGCTCAAGCAGACTGATCAGTTTTATGATGATTTTAATATAGCTAATAAAGGAGAATATTTAAAAGATCATTTTTCATTAGATAATGAAAATCAAAAGTATTTTTCAAGACAAACATTTAATTTAAAAATTAGCAATAGAATAAGATCTCGGTTACGTGGTAGAAAAATATTTATTGATGAGGCTCATGATTGCACTAAGATAGAACGAGATATTTTAATGACAGTCTTTGGTTATAATAACTTTACTGTTTCATCAGGAGGGAAAGAACAACTTATCCGAACTGGAGAAGTATTAGATTGGGATGTCTGTGTAGGGAAAAAACATCCTACACAAAAATTCTCAAAAAACAATAGAACCTACAGAATGAAGAGTAACATTGTTCATTTGGTTAATTTTATAGCTAAAAGATTTAATATTGCGATTAATCTTATACCTGATTCAGAGGAAGATTCAGGTAAACTCACCTTAGATTTAAGACCTATTTCAGATGATGGACTGAAGAGTTCAGTGGATGAGCGTTATTTTGAGGGGTTTCTTACAGGATATTCTGCATATGAAAATCTACTATTTTTATTGGATTCAAGATCTGATCATATACTTAGCGTAGAGAACTCAGAAGAAAAAATGTTTGTTACTGAAAATGATAATATTTCAGTAAAAAGAAGTTTTAGAAGAAGTTGGAAGTTTACAGATCTTCTTAGTAATAATAATAACTTTATCATGTGGAATGGGACAGTTGAGGGTAAAAATAGACTCCCCATCCCTCAGAATAATGATGCCAGAATGATTTATTACGAATCATGTAGAGGCCTAGAAGCATATTCCGTTTTTTGCTTTGCTCTTGACCAATATTTTGTTCATAAATACAATGATGACGATGCTAGTATGTATTTACTAAATGATTTATATTACAGTGATAATGATCGTAGAAATGCTTACGCGATTACTGCTGTTATTATGGCAATGACTAGAGCTATAAACTCCCTTTATATTAATATAAAAGATTCGGAATCTACATTAGGTAAAGTTTTATTAGAGTATGCAAGTGCGTTTCCGGATAAGATAAAAATATTAAAATAGATAATAGACGAATCTAAAATTGCTTTTATTTACGTATTTGTAATTTAGAATATCTTTGTAAAATATATACTATCTTCATAATGCAAAATATTGATAAGGGATATGAGACTTATTCCCCTTCATCTGTACTAGGTCTATTTAGCAATGCTTTAAAGATTAGCGCAACAATCAATCTTATTTATCTAAAAGGTAGATATGCATATGGTGGAGGCAAAGCGTATGGTAATTACTATTACGATAATTTATTTTCGGAATCGGATAATATTTCAATAGGAGTTAGAATTTCAGCATTATTAAGAACAAAGATTGTTAATAATGAGGTGTATACTTTACGTGGATATATTGAAAAAAGTATAAAAAACTCTTCTGTTGAGTTAAGGTTTGTGGTAGATGAAATCATACAACAGGAAGAGAAAGCAATCTCAGAAGAAGAGTTACAACGGTACGAACTTATACAGGATAAACTAGAAAAAGGATCAACGGATCTGGAAACGGTAATCAGAAATAAAATCCTAAAAGAAGAGCCTATCAGAATTGCGAATATTTATGGAAATAATGCGATTGTTCAAAGAGACTTTGCTGAAGGACTTGATGTTTCGCAGAAATATATTCAGGTTTCTGAATATACCTGCAGCATTACCTCTTCGACATCCATTGCAGAAAAACTGAAGGAAGTCTCTAAATCTGAGTATGATATTATTGCGTTAGTCAGAGGGGGAGGAGATCGGCAAAGCATGGAAACCTTTAATAATATTACATTATCAAAACTCTTTATTAATTTACCAGCAGTGACGGTAACGGCTATTGGACATACAGTGGATGAAACCCTTTTGGATAAACTCGCTGATAAGCGTTTTCATTTACCTCACGATTATGGAGCGGGTTTACACGCTATTGTAGAAAAGCTACTACACGAAAAGTCCAATTCAAGAGCGTTGCTTATTGATGAGGTTAAAAAAGATGTTAGCAAGCAATTTACTGAGCAAGTGAAAACATTGTCCGAGCAACTTGCTAAAAAAACGGAAGAATTTCAAAAACTACAGGAGATTTCTTCTAAGCAACTTATTGATACACAGAAAAACTTCGCTGAACAGCAAAAACAAAGACAGCTGGAGATGGATAATTATAAAAAAGAAATATCCGCACTATACGAAAAGAATTTGCAATCTGTTATTAATGAGAAGGCCGCATTTTTAAAAGCAGGAATGGAATCTTTACAGAAAGAAAATTCCAGACTGACTACAGAAGTTCAGCAAAGCAAAGGGGATTATTCCAAGATTATTATTGCTGTGATTATTTCGTTAATTGTTGGTTTTGTATTGGCTACTCTTTTTAAATAATTTTTTCCTTAGCGAGTAAAACGCCTAAGTGAAAAAGCGTTTTTGCCTGGTACTGCTTCCGGAGAGCACTTAATCTTTTTTCGATTAAACTTTCACTGATTGTTATGGAGTGGTGGGCGCTTAGTTGTTCGCTGATTTCTGTGACCTTATAGCCTTCTGATAGATATTTTATGATGAGTAAATCTCTGTTTTCCATTGTTTAAAGATAATGATTTCCAATATGAATTTAGAACCGATTGATGTTTTATAAATGAAATAAGATTTATGTATTCAAGGTTGATTAATTATTGTTTAAACCAAATGAATTGGTTCCCAGTTTATTTTTGAAAAGACGTTCTTTTTTGATGGCTTCGTCAGCAGTTATCGTTTTCGGAAGAAGCATTAAAATTGAAAATTGAAAATAGTTGCCATGTAAGGGATCATAATCAAGAAGTTCTTTTAACATCTTATTATTTCCATGACCATTCGTTAACACATAAGCTGACCAGCGACCCCAGATTCCATTTTCACCGTATGCTGATCCTACATAAAGCTTGCCTGTTTGGGTATCATTGATAAGATACACGCCCTTTGTTATGGAAAGTACCTTTTTCCAGTCGCTGTATTGATTCGTTACTATTTCTTTCAGTTCGCTAAAACTTAGAATAAAATCGAAATAATCTGTAAACTGCTTATAATGAAGCCCGGGTTTGATCTCTATGACTTCCATTTCATTTTTTATCCATTGATGCCAGGAAATAGCATTGCTCCACTTGATAATAACTCTTTCTCTAAGATCGTCATATTGCTCAGGTACTTCTATCATTTCATAATGAAAGCAGTCTTCAGCAAACTTTTGTCTGTATGTAATTTGATAAACACCAATAAATCGAGCGAAGACACCCTCTTCACCAATAAACGAAACGATATAATCGACATCTTTAAAAACATCTTTAGATTGTGAACTCTGATAAGCAAGAAATTCTGAACGGTGATTCTTATAAAGATGATATAAATTCTGTCTTCCGTCTTTGTGTCTTACTAGTTTAACTTTTACATTCTTTTCTAACCCCCTGTTATAAAGCAGTTCTTGTATGGTAATCATTTTCTTTACTTATATTATATGCTGTCTTATTTTGACTGTGTTTATTTAACTGTAATAATAGGCGCACGTTTCGTTGCCTCCTGATCAGCACCTTTAATCAATTTTACTGAATCTTCGATATAGAATGTTTTTAGGGTTTTATTATTCGTAATGTCCAGCTCTTTAATTGATGTACCGAGTAGATACAATTGTACCAAATCTTTATTTTTTGATAGATCAAGGTTGAACAGCTGTTTACATCCGTCAAGATTAAGTGTGTGGAGGGCTGTAAATTCTCTGGTATCGAAGTCAGTAAATAAATTATCCTGTAAATAGATGTATTTTATATTTTTGGAGTTTAACTGAATTTTGGTCAATCCAAATCTGAAAGCATAAATTCCTTTCAAATTAACTAAACCTTTTAAATCTAGCACTTCAATTTTATTGTTGTCACCTATATAAAGATTTTCAAGCTTTGTAAGTTTGTTTACAGGAGAAAAATCTGAAATATTATTCTTGCGCAGATTAAGTTCTTTCAAACTCTGAAAGTATTCAAGGCCGCTTAATTCTGAAATATTCTTTTCGTCCAGTTTCAGTTCGGTTACGGTGTTTATTTCTGAAACTTCTAATTTTCCGTTATGGTTTTGATCGAACTGTTGTAAGAGAGCCGTTTTGAGGTTGTTGTCTTTAATGGGAATTTCTTGTGCAGCAATATTGATGGATAGAATGACTGCAAGGGATATTATAATTCTGTTCATTTTATAAAAGGTAATAATAGAGTCTTTAATAACATATTTATGACTGTGGATCGATAATAATGTACCGTGCATCGTCAGAAATTATAAATTCGTACTTCAGGATAATCTTCGCATTTACATTGTTACTTTCCAATATATCGATTTCATCTTCATTATAGTGATATCCATCTTTTTCACTCCATTCTTTAATCTTGTTGTCGGTAATATCTCCTTTTTGCGATTCGGTTATTTCAACAATTAACTGATTCTTATACCAATTCGGATTTTTGCTTGTGTATATTTGGCCTTTAATTAAAGAAAAATCTACGACCAAAATATGATTTTTAAATTTCGAAAACTGGTGTATGACAGGAATTCCATTAAATTTTTTGCTGAAAAGGGGACGTGTAGTATTGTGTTCATAAGTTAAATCCTGAAGTTTATCAGCATTTCTCCAGTTTGCAAATATTACAACATTGCTTTTGTCAGGTGTTTCTTCAATGAAATTTAATACGGTTCCTTTAGGATCACCTGAAATTATAATTTTATCATCTTGCAAAAGTTCAAAGAATGAACTGTCAATACTCCTCGCAAGATGACCACCAAAGTCATTTAATCCAATGATGCCTTGGTAGTATTCTCCCTCAATGAAAGCAAATTTCATTTTTAAAAGTTTTTGAAAGAAACCATAGCCTTTCACCTCATCATCGTTAGGTAAGAATTCTAAATTTCCAAGGCTTTTAAGTATAGAAAGAATTATCGTATTTTCTTCCCATAATTTACCAACATTATTTCGAAACTCATCAATTTTTTCTTTAGAGAGTGGAATTTCTTTTATCTTTTTATAATAATCTATTTCAACTTCTTTTTTCAGAAAAGAGAATACATTGAGAATTTTTTCTTTTTTAAAATTAAGTGTAGTTTCTGTATTTTGATTACCTACCGAATTAGAAATCAGATTTTTATATTCATCTTTTTCAAGTGTTATATCGTCTAAAATATCTTTGATATCATCTCCAATGAAGTTAAATTTTTGTCTTATTATAATTTCGCTTAGGTCATCGTTTACATTAATAATATGCTCAAATTTGAAAAGTATTATTGTAAGACCATATGTTAACCATGTATTTGGAGTTAAAGCATGATAAAATTGATTCACTGGAGCTTCTTTAATTTCCCATTCCTTAACAGCCCACAAATTGCTGTTTTCAATTTTATCAAAAAGGTCGAAAAAATGGTTTAAAAAGTTGAAACCATACTCATATGTTCTGTCTTCTAAATTTCTTTCAAAATAACTAATGTCATAATTATCGAAAGTGATTGAGTTTTTATGTTTTAAAAAATATATCCAACTCAATAAAGTGGTGTTAAAGTAAAAAAAGAAATTCTCTCGGTCTTCCTTATTTTCTATTTTAAAAAGGGTTTGTTCAAATTTAGATGTAGCAATATTAAATAATTCATGATCATCATCCTGAAGAATTAATTTAAAAATATTGATTAATGGTAAATAAGAAAGTTCTAAATACTTTACATCAATATTCCCATAATCATTAATGAAGCTGATTTTTGATAGCAAAGACTCAAACATTCTTTCGATCAACGAAGTTTTATACTTTGGTGATAAATAAGGGAATATACTAACACTTAAGCTTACCGACTTAGAAAATGCATTTAATGATTTATTAAAAGATTTGCTTTGCAACGTGTATAACAAAAAATTTAACAATTTTTCAAAGGATTGTGGATGGTCTTTTTCAGATGCACTGATAATATCCTGAAAAATTGTGGAAAAAATCTCGTTTATATAATTAAAAGAGACTGTATCGTAATATTTGTTTAAGTTATAATTCATTTTCTAATTCAATAAATTCAGTGTAAATATCATCTAAGTTCTGTAGGTTATCATCAAGCTCATTAAACTTATTACTTAATGTATTGTCATTTACTTTTTTCAATAACTTTTGTAAATATTCTTGGGAATAGTCAGATTGTAAATTATTTTTTGAGGAAAATGAATAGATGTTTTTGTAGCTAATATTAGGATTTGGTTGTAATGCAAATAATTTAATATCATTGGTTTTTTCATATAGTTTTCCCAACTGTAGTTCATGATAATATTTTTTCGTATCTCCCATCTTTTCAGATAAGTTTTTAATAGCGGAAATATTAATATCACTTAAATAAACATTTTTTTTGTTCTTTTTTACATAATGTTTAACTCCTTCAATTTCCTGCCAGACAGGATATGATATAAACTTTAATTCATTCTCCATTAAATGTTTGTATTCTTCCTTAAATCTTTTTTTAAAATAATGATTGTAAAAAGATTTATAAAATTCAAGATGTAATTCTAACTTAACGATTTTTGTCCTTTTTGTTTTATGTATAAACTTGAAAACAGTATTATACAAATAAACCAGTAATAAAATATAGGTAGCAAATGAAGTAAATATGAAGATTAAAATATTGCTTTTCACACTTTGATTTCTAATGCTTGGGCTTACGAAATATAAACTTAAGACACAAATGATAAGGGTAAAACCTAAATAGGTAATGAATTTAAAATTTACTTTCTTATCAATGATAGACTGAATCTCGTCTCTTTCATCTTTTAAATGTGTTAATAAAAGATTGGTTACAAATAAGTTCATCGAAACTAATGTAATTATACCAGTCGTAAAAGTCTTAATAGTATCATCAAAATTAATTGTAAAAAATTTTAAAAAGTCCCAATCTATAAATATTGTATACAGAACAATTAGGGATATTAAAGCTAAGTAAATAAGAAAGACAGCCCAAAACCCTCTGCTGAATATCCAACTGAGGATATCTAAAATTGTATTATTTTTATGATTATAAACTTTTGGAAATTTAGATTTAATTTCCTTTTTAACTGATTGTTTTAGACTCATTCGGGGATTAGTTTTTTCAACTCATTGACTTTGATATATGAATAATATACAAGTCAATTGAGAATTTCATAAAAATAGATATTTATTCAATTTAAAACAAACATTATTTCATCCGAGTATGAAGTCTAGTGCCAAACTATACATCTTTCAACTACTTAATCGATTGCTATTGAATAACTTACTAGTTTGAGTTTCTAATAATACAGTGTTATGAAAACAAATAATGGTAAGGAATCCACTGAAAAAATTAAAGTTCAGGATACCCTACTTGCTCTTCACCGCCAAACCAATACCATAGGTATAGTACAAGGAGTTGATTTGAATGGAGAGCTAATAGTTGATGTCTCCAGGGAGTCTTATAAAAATGGGTTGCGTTTTGATCGGGGAGATGACCGTTTTCTAGAGATGTACAGTACATTCTATCATCAGCTAAAAACTCCGGATGAGTTTTCATTTTTTAAAGTGACTGAATTTGAAGCCGAGCAGACTGTAAAAGATTTACAACATTATATTGATACCGCTTCTTATGATGAAAAAGAAAAACTGAATGAATACTCCGTTTCTATAGATAAAGTGGAGGCGCAGAAAGAATATATTGCTAGAACTCGAAAAGACCGTTATCAATTTGATCCCGAACAAGTGGATTGGAAAATGATGTCTCAGATTGGATTGACCAGAGAAAAGCTGGAAAGTATGGGAGCATTGGAATCTTTGCTTAAGGGATATAAAACACCAATGCTTATCCCGGTGAAGATTGACCTTGGAACAGCTGTCAGTATACTGGATGCGCGCTTGTCTTTAAAGGTTAATGAGGTAGGAAAGCTTGAAACTCGGATTCATCCTATTAGGAAGGAATGTGATTTCACAAAACCTTTCTTTGGGCATCAGTTCAGCCAAGAGGATAAAAAAAAATTACTGGAAATTGGGAATATGGGAAGGGTGGTGGAGTTGATACATCCTATAACTGGAGAAGTAATTCCTTCTTTGGTTAGCAGAGATAAGCTGACCAATGACTTAGTGCCGCTTAGAGCTGATTTGGTAAGAATTCCTTTGGTGATAAAAGGGGTGACACTGGATGAATTACAGAAGAAGACGCTAAAAGAGGGAAAGCCATTGTATATTGAAAATATGCTTTCCAGGAGAGGCACACTTTTTAACGCAACGGTTCAGTTTAATACAGATAAAAGGTATGTTGAGTTTTTATTTCCTCGTAATATTAGTAATTTGAATTTGGATTCAAATCTTAATTCTAAAACAGACGTTCCGGCTACTTTTAGAGGGGAAAAATTGAGATTGTGGCAGGTAGAGAAATTGAATAAAGGAGAGGTGGCATATATTGATGGGCTCGTAGATCGGAAAGGGAAAAAATATCAGGGGTATTTGAGATTTGATAAAAGGGTGGGAAAGTTTGAGTTTTCTTTTAAGAATATGTGGAGGGAAACAGACGGTCTGTCGAAGAAAAGGAGAAGAGGTATTTAATTTTAGTTAATAAAAAACATTTCATATAATTGTAGAAAAAAATGGCAGAAATACAAAGAAATAGTACAGGCCTTTCTGGCGAATACTTTGTCGCGGCTGAACTTCTTAGGAGAGGATTCAGTGTAGGAATTACTATGGGTAATGCCAAAGCAATAGACATTCTTGCAGAGAAAGACGATAAAAAGTTTGTCATTCAGGTTAAAGCAATTTACAAACGAAAAAATAACGGTTGGCCAATAATGAAAGAGAGGATTAACCTTAATCACTACTATATATTTGTTAACCTGAATGCTGATCAAATGTCAGCGCCAGATTTTTATATTGCAACGGGACAGGAAGCATATGATCAGTGTAGACAATATTCGACAAGAGGAATTATTACAATTTCAACACTTAATAATCCTCT is a genomic window containing:
- a CDS encoding DNA/RNA helicase domain-containing protein; the encoded protein is MSVEIINLNGYSPYLDPTLFHQSAEKFYEDENYRTNIIIFNNFPLAITPKTNIDLIIFIKTDSVGSKKSPYNFFGKDFRNIIIPIKIANERFAYEDIHDELLIEMFEGDAEMLNNSFRTFLQNRCDFKVVMVEPVIFAQSDKPHFLKNIILNNNLDFHTIIEYLKNRNYSLYSSYRNWYSSSFDTFSYDIKRVFDQASKDSNYGYLTKKKLNYIVRKRKSSDNILEHVGTKTIIIEGRAGTGKTMELINIASRIMESGNNVLFLSYNTLLVNDVAKILKHRHNALLNERTKNRDITNFEKIGEISVNTIHFYLFHLVKSLGVSLIINFDRMQKLLNTLKERTEIVGQFINNNINPAIGFDAENLKTLIQNDLTLSKDLKEAGILLLNFLIKKNYDPKFPLSKNIQFFIENRKKILISNFQKEVFVSDYHNILKETLKVLKQTDQFYDDFNIANKGEYLKDHFSLDNENQKYFSRQTFNLKISNRIRSRLRGRKIFIDEAHDCTKIERDILMTVFGYNNFTVSSGGKEQLIRTGEVLDWDVCVGKKHPTQKFSKNNRTYRMKSNIVHLVNFIAKRFNIAINLIPDSEEDSGKLTLDLRPISDDGLKSSVDERYFEGFLTGYSAYENLLFLLDSRSDHILSVENSEEKMFVTENDNISVKRSFRRSWKFTDLLSNNNNFIMWNGTVEGKNRLPIPQNNDARMIYYESCRGLEAYSVFCFALDQYFVHKYNDDDASMYLLNDLYYSDNDRRNAYAITAVIMAMTRAINSLYINIKDSESTLGKVLLEYASAFPDKIKILK
- a CDS encoding DUF3945 domain-containing protein, producing the protein MKTNNGKESTEKIKVQDTLLALHRQTNTIGIVQGVDLNGELIVDVSRESYKNGLRFDRGDDRFLEMYSTFYHQLKTPDEFSFFKVTEFEAEQTVKDLQHYIDTASYDEKEKLNEYSVSIDKVEAQKEYIARTRKDRYQFDPEQVDWKMMSQIGLTREKLESMGALESLLKGYKTPMLIPVKIDLGTAVSILDARLSLKVNEVGKLETRIHPIRKECDFTKPFFGHQFSQEDKKKLLEIGNMGRVVELIHPITGEVIPSLVSRDKLTNDLVPLRADLVRIPLVIKGVTLDELQKKTLKEGKPLYIENMLSRRGTLFNATVQFNTDKRYVEFLFPRNISNLNLDSNLNSKTDVPATFRGEKLRLWQVEKLNKGEVAYIDGLVDRKGKKYQGYLRFDKRVGKFEFSFKNMWRETDGLSKKRRRGI
- a CDS encoding GIY-YIG nuclease family protein, which translates into the protein MITIQELLYNRGLEKNVKVKLVRHKDGRQNLYHLYKNHRSEFLAYQSSQSKDVFKDVDYIVSFIGEEGVFARFIGVYQITYRQKFAEDCFHYEMIEVPEQYDDLRERVIIKWSNAISWHQWIKNEMEVIEIKPGLHYKQFTDYFDFILSFSELKEIVTNQYSDWKKVLSITKGVYLINDTQTGKLYVGSAYGENGIWGRWSAYVLTNGHGNNKMLKELLDYDPLHGNYFQFSILMLLPKTITADEAIKKERLFKNKLGTNSFGLNNN
- a CDS encoding leucine-rich repeat domain-containing protein, encoding MNRIIISLAVILSINIAAQEIPIKDNNLKTALLQQFDQNHNGKLEVSEINTVTELKLDEKNISELSGLEYFQSLKELNLRKNNISDFSPVNKLTKLENLYIGDNNKIEVLDLKGLVNLKGIYAFRFGLTKIQLNSKNIKYIYLQDNLFTDFDTREFTALHTLNLDGCKQLFNLDLSKNKDLVQLYLLGTSIKELDITNNKTLKTFYIEDSVKLIKGADQEATKRAPIITVK
- a CDS encoding exodeoxyribonuclease VII large subunit, which codes for MQNIDKGYETYSPSSVLGLFSNALKISATINLIYLKGRYAYGGGKAYGNYYYDNLFSESDNISIGVRISALLRTKIVNNEVYTLRGYIEKSIKNSSVELRFVVDEIIQQEEKAISEEELQRYELIQDKLEKGSTDLETVIRNKILKEEPIRIANIYGNNAIVQRDFAEGLDVSQKYIQVSEYTCSITSSTSIAEKLKEVSKSEYDIIALVRGGGDRQSMETFNNITLSKLFINLPAVTVTAIGHTVDETLLDKLADKRFHLPHDYGAGLHAIVEKLLHEKSNSRALLIDEVKKDVSKQFTEQVKTLSEQLAKKTEEFQKLQEISSKQLIDTQKNFAEQQKQRQLEMDNYKKEISALYEKNLQSVINEKAAFLKAGMESLQKENSRLTTEVQQSKGDYSKIIIAVIISLIVGFVLATLFK